In Alteribacter lacisalsi, a genomic segment contains:
- a CDS encoding flavin monoamine oxidase family protein, which translates to MERVEGIQTAPEEYIAFIEGSLPAPEEAKRVLILGAGLAGLTAGKLLKDAGHDVTILEGSDRVGGRVYTIREPFTEGNYFEAGPMRIPDYHELTLALINQFGLETNEFINTTDNDLYYVNNRLVRRFQYEDDPDILGFPVSEDESGETAAELLKSALNAFYRLYENSTDEEREELVRGFEQYSMESFLRNNPVGRSLSGDAVRKIQVMLGIEGFPELSFIDIFRNIISTIFGENTNFLEITGGNDQLPKAFLEYLADNVIFDRKVTSVINGPQQVVVQTEDREGRIYTYEGDVVITTIPFSAFQFVRVTPFNSLSYEKRKAIQTIHYVSSVKVGLEFSEKFWERDGMRGGSLTTDLPIQFTHYPSSRIGEPGPGVVQASYTWGDNARLWESLTDEQRIRFALDFLASIHGEYVRDLYLGGASYSWAQNPFAAGCFTLYAPNQAADYPEIIRRPEGRMHFAGEHSSDLHGWVEGAVESGVRAALEVNEAKE; encoded by the coding sequence ATGGAGAGGGTTGAAGGGATTCAGACGGCACCGGAGGAGTACATTGCTTTTATAGAAGGAAGCCTTCCAGCTCCGGAGGAAGCGAAGCGGGTGCTGATTCTCGGGGCGGGGCTTGCAGGGCTGACGGCCGGGAAGCTGTTAAAAGATGCGGGCCATGATGTGACGATTCTCGAAGGCAGCGACCGGGTTGGCGGCAGGGTGTATACGATCCGGGAGCCGTTCACGGAGGGGAATTACTTTGAAGCGGGGCCGATGAGGATTCCCGATTACCACGAGCTGACGCTGGCACTGATCAATCAGTTCGGGCTTGAAACGAACGAATTTATCAACACGACGGACAACGATCTGTACTATGTAAATAACCGTCTTGTCAGACGCTTTCAGTATGAAGACGATCCGGACATCCTCGGCTTTCCTGTTTCGGAAGATGAAAGCGGGGAAACGGCAGCTGAGCTTCTAAAGAGTGCTCTTAATGCTTTTTACAGGCTTTACGAGAATTCGACCGACGAGGAGCGGGAGGAGCTGGTCAGGGGTTTCGAGCAGTATTCCATGGAGAGCTTCCTCAGAAACAATCCGGTAGGGCGCTCCCTCTCCGGTGACGCGGTGCGGAAAATCCAGGTGATGCTCGGAATCGAAGGGTTTCCGGAGCTGAGCTTTATCGATATTTTCAGAAACATCATCAGTACGATTTTCGGAGAGAATACGAATTTCCTGGAGATTACCGGGGGAAACGACCAGCTGCCGAAAGCGTTTCTAGAGTACCTGGCGGACAATGTTATTTTTGACCGGAAGGTAACTTCGGTGATTAACGGTCCTCAACAGGTGGTCGTGCAGACAGAGGACCGGGAGGGGCGGATCTACACCTATGAGGGGGATGTGGTGATTACCACGATTCCGTTCTCGGCTTTTCAGTTTGTCCGGGTTACCCCCTTCAACTCCCTGAGCTATGAAAAAAGAAAAGCGATTCAGACGATCCATTACGTGTCTTCTGTAAAAGTGGGACTTGAATTCAGCGAGAAATTCTGGGAACGGGATGGTATGAGAGGCGGGAGCCTGACGACAGATCTGCCGATTCAGTTTACGCATTATCCGAGCAGCCGGATCGGAGAGCCCGGTCCCGGCGTCGTGCAGGCGAGCTACACCTGGGGCGATAACGCGCGACTGTGGGAATCTCTCACAGATGAGCAGCGGATCCGATTTGCGCTTGATTTCCTGGCATCCATTCACGGCGAGTACGTTCGGGATCTCTATCTGGGCGGGGCTTCCTACAGCTGGGCACAGAATCCGTTTGCGGCCGGATGCTTTACCCTTTACGCCCCCAACCAGGCAGCAGATTATCCGGAGATCATCAGACGGCCGGAGGGACGGATGCATTTCGCCGGGGAACATTCGTCGGATCTGCACGGGTGGGTGGAAGGAGCCGTCGAGTCCGGTGTGCGTGCGGCGCTGGAAGTGAATGAAGCCAAAGAATAG
- a CDS encoding DUF2243 domain-containing protein gives MREVNYSGNLWSGVLFGLGAIAFFDEVVFHQLLRWHHFYDLATTDIGLISDGLFHAFSWFATIGGLFWFADLRRKKSLYLKRWWGGVLTGAGAFQLYDGLIQHKVMRIHQIRYVENVLVYDIIWNVTAALMIAAGVYLLYKTRSGNRRASGAV, from the coding sequence ATGAGAGAAGTTAATTACAGCGGAAATCTCTGGTCCGGCGTCCTGTTCGGCTTGGGTGCCATAGCGTTTTTTGATGAAGTAGTCTTTCACCAGCTGCTCCGGTGGCATCATTTCTATGATCTGGCCACCACCGACATTGGCCTGATTTCGGACGGGCTGTTTCATGCGTTCAGCTGGTTTGCCACGATTGGCGGTCTGTTCTGGTTTGCTGACCTGCGCCGGAAAAAAAGCCTGTATCTGAAGCGGTGGTGGGGCGGCGTGTTAACAGGTGCCGGGGCATTCCAGCTTTATGACGGTCTGATTCAGCACAAAGTGATGCGGATTCACCAGATCCGTTACGTGGAAAATGTCTTGGTGTACGATATTATCTGGAATGTGACGGCCGCTTTGATGATTGCAGCGGGGGTTTATCTGCTGTATAAAACCCGGAGCGGCAATCGCCGGGCATCGGGGGCGGTGTAA
- a CDS encoding cytochrome c oxidase assembly protein: MHHTHTEMAGLPVWSQILLALPFLILALLYIWGLMVSSGKGRSWPVWRTCFWILGCVLAFTAVAGPLADQAHHDFYVHMMTHLLLGMLAPLLMVLAAPIMLLLRALPVTAARKVSGILKWRVFHVLTDPFVASLMNMGALWVLYTTPLYSGMHESPALHVLVHAHVFIAGYVFTASMISKDPMPNRPSYFYRSVALVLALASHGILSKYLYANPPAGVPAAEAEAGGMLMFYGGDIVDGVIVFLLLRQWYHAARPKPYKSPQPVTG; encoded by the coding sequence ATGCATCACACGCATACTGAAATGGCAGGACTTCCGGTATGGTCCCAGATTCTTCTGGCGCTTCCGTTTCTTATTCTTGCGCTCCTGTATATCTGGGGGCTCATGGTCTCATCTGGAAAGGGCCGCTCATGGCCGGTGTGGCGGACATGTTTCTGGATTCTCGGATGTGTGCTGGCGTTCACTGCTGTCGCAGGTCCGCTGGCTGATCAGGCTCATCATGATTTCTACGTACATATGATGACCCATCTGTTATTGGGAATGCTGGCGCCGCTTTTGATGGTGCTGGCGGCTCCTATTATGCTTCTTCTCAGGGCCCTGCCGGTGACAGCTGCCCGGAAGGTAAGTGGTATTCTGAAATGGAGGGTCTTTCACGTACTGACCGATCCATTCGTGGCGTCCCTTATGAATATGGGAGCGCTGTGGGTGCTGTATACGACGCCGCTTTACAGCGGGATGCACGAGAGTCCTGCTCTTCATGTCCTGGTTCATGCCCATGTTTTTATTGCCGGGTATGTGTTTACGGCGTCGATGATTTCAAAGGATCCGATGCCCAACAGACCATCTTATTTTTACCGTAGTGTGGCGCTTGTCCTGGCCCTGGCCAGTCACGGCATTCTCTCTAAATACCTCTACGCCAATCCCCCGGCAGGAGTACCGGCGGCTGAAGCAGAGGCCGGCGGAATGCTGATGTTTTACGGCGGAGATATAGTGGATGGGGTGATCGTGTTTCTGCTGCTGCGCCAGTGGTACCACGCAGCCCGTCCAAAACCCTATAAATCCCCGCAGCCTGTAACGGGATAA
- a CDS encoding YitT family protein, producing MNNVSRILIIFIASIVVGFAFNVFLLPHEVLTGGVTGLAMVFGLLTPVNTGYWIFLLNIPILILGWMKLGKMFIGNSIFSVFITSVSMLYIPVVPVTNDPLLSSVFGGVIAGAAIGVIIRNYGSTGGFDVVSLVLIKRWDVPLGGLIFALNSGVVFISGFFFAWELALYTMASIYITGLVIDRIHTRHIKLSLMVVTTRGDELKKNLIANLYRGITVMDGEGAYSGTGVKVMYTVISRPELALVRPLIKEVDPNAFVSVSETVEVMGNFRRD from the coding sequence ATGAATAATGTGTCTCGAATTCTAATTATATTTATCGCTTCTATCGTTGTGGGGTTTGCGTTTAACGTGTTCCTTCTGCCTCATGAAGTTCTTACCGGGGGAGTCACTGGTCTGGCTATGGTATTTGGTCTTCTTACGCCAGTAAATACCGGGTATTGGATCTTCCTCTTAAATATTCCGATCCTAATACTCGGCTGGATGAAGCTTGGAAAGATGTTTATCGGTAACAGTATCTTCTCGGTTTTTATCACGTCTGTATCGATGCTATATATTCCCGTTGTGCCTGTAACAAATGATCCGCTCCTGTCCTCGGTGTTCGGCGGAGTTATTGCAGGAGCAGCCATTGGTGTGATCATCCGTAACTACGGTTCTACAGGCGGTTTTGATGTGGTAAGCCTTGTCTTAATTAAGCGGTGGGATGTTCCATTGGGCGGGCTGATTTTCGCTTTAAACAGCGGGGTCGTCTTTATTTCCGGATTCTTCTTTGCCTGGGAGCTGGCGCTGTACACCATGGCTTCGATTTACATTACGGGACTGGTCATTGACCGGATCCATACACGCCATATCAAATTGAGCCTGATGGTGGTAACGACCAGGGGAGATGAACTGAAAAAGAACCTGATTGCCAACTTATACAGGGGCATCACCGTGATGGATGGAGAAGGTGCATACTCAGGAACAGGCGTCAAAGTGATGTATACGGTCATTTCACGCCCTGAGCTTGCCTTAGTCAGACCCCTGATTAAGGAAGTGGACCCTAATGCATTTGTGAGCGTAAGTGAAACCGTTGAAGTAATGGGGAATTTCAGGAGGGACTGA
- a CDS encoding sigma-70 family RNA polymerase sigma factor, which produces MNSLKTVKKAAKGCRKSFEILIEEHKLTMYRVSRTILSDDQDSADAIQETILKAYEGISKLREPRFFKTWLIRILMNECNQIHRKRKNIIPIDHLWECAGEDRGYRELEVLELIHTLPDRDSQLLKLFYIDDLSMADLALLYETSENTIKTRLRRSREKLRSMITQNKEEELWINGKNN; this is translated from the coding sequence TTGAACAGTCTAAAAACAGTAAAAAAAGCCGCAAAGGGGTGCAGAAAATCATTTGAGATTCTCATAGAAGAGCACAAACTGACGATGTACAGGGTGAGCAGAACCATACTCTCCGACGACCAGGATTCAGCCGATGCCATCCAGGAAACCATTCTGAAAGCGTACGAGGGAATTAGTAAGCTACGGGAGCCCCGTTTCTTTAAAACATGGCTTATTCGGATTCTGATGAACGAATGCAACCAGATTCACAGAAAAAGAAAAAACATTATCCCTATTGACCACTTGTGGGAGTGTGCAGGAGAAGACAGGGGATACAGGGAACTGGAAGTGCTGGAACTCATCCATACCCTCCCTGACCGGGACAGCCAGCTTCTGAAACTGTTTTATATCGATGACTTGTCCATGGCTGATCTGGCTTTACTCTATGAAACATCAGAAAACACGATAAAAACACGCTTGAGACGAAGCCGGGAAAAACTTCGCAGCATGATCACGCAAAACAAGGAGGAAGAGTTATGGATAAATGGGAAAAACAATTAA
- a CDS encoding DUF4179 domain-containing protein, with amino-acid sequence MDKWEKQLNEQMNQPLPERIDIAVSNTLSTLPSKKKNRKGVTYAFISAAVVFLLMVSMSLLSPSFASSMKNLPIVGSAFEYASSAGILKGAQENLVTAVGEEVIIDGKTVIFTDTLYDGSQIHIGYMEEFDEELGHGDFPGLCRFTINGKEIGSYGWGGTGTYLDNGWYAGTVSVRIPDLPDSFELGIKPFKGNAWSVELPVEKKGKSETFIVNERKESGNISLSYHTVTFHPTSTAISLTSSYPEAYGDEFNMLDYHIVDENDRIIQSSSAGGSGQAKDGLYLNEYSLFYEPLNEKPEQLTITPFLDQAEREIAFVRMPWKEEPVTLSQGEVGSVTVHSIASDDDATYVTYTLKGEHVSYQSQSLWMEDQEGNEYRSHSAPEYIEDTGEYRLELERAPDLEGVIIVTVEQEAVQFLDDLQVTISIE; translated from the coding sequence ATGGATAAATGGGAAAAACAATTAAACGAACAGATGAACCAGCCTCTGCCGGAACGGATCGATATTGCCGTAAGCAATACACTCTCCACCCTTCCTTCGAAAAAGAAAAACCGAAAAGGGGTAACTTATGCCTTCATCAGTGCAGCAGTTGTTTTTCTCCTAATGGTCAGCATGTCCTTGCTCTCCCCTTCCTTTGCTTCCTCCATGAAAAACCTGCCGATTGTGGGTTCCGCTTTTGAATATGCTAGTAGTGCGGGTATATTGAAAGGCGCGCAGGAAAATCTGGTGACTGCCGTTGGAGAGGAAGTCATCATTGACGGAAAAACGGTCATCTTTACAGACACCCTTTATGATGGTTCCCAGATTCATATCGGATATATGGAAGAATTTGATGAAGAATTGGGGCATGGCGATTTTCCCGGTCTCTGCCGTTTTACAATTAATGGAAAAGAGATCGGAAGCTACGGCTGGGGCGGGACGGGAACCTATCTTGATAACGGCTGGTACGCAGGAACAGTCAGTGTCCGCATACCGGACCTTCCCGACTCGTTTGAACTGGGCATCAAACCGTTTAAAGGAAATGCCTGGTCGGTTGAACTTCCTGTTGAAAAAAAAGGGAAATCCGAGACGTTTATAGTAAACGAAAGGAAAGAATCGGGTAATATCTCTCTTTCCTATCACACCGTTACCTTCCACCCTACGTCCACCGCGATTTCCCTGACCAGCTCCTATCCGGAAGCGTATGGTGACGAGTTTAACATGCTCGACTATCACATCGTCGATGAAAATGACCGAATTATTCAATCTTCGAGTGCAGGTGGCAGTGGTCAGGCGAAAGATGGTTTATACTTGAATGAATATTCCCTGTTCTATGAGCCTTTAAATGAAAAGCCGGAACAACTGACGATTACACCTTTTCTTGATCAGGCGGAAAGAGAGATTGCCTTTGTCCGGATGCCGTGGAAAGAGGAACCGGTCACCCTTTCCCAGGGAGAAGTAGGCAGCGTTACCGTTCATAGTATTGCGTCAGATGACGATGCAACGTATGTTACCTATACGCTGAAGGGGGAACACGTTTCCTATCAGAGCCAGTCGCTCTGGATGGAAGATCAGGAAGGGAATGAATACCGTTCACACAGCGCACCGGAATACATCGAAGATACAGGAGAATACAGACTTGAACTGGAGAGGGCCCCGGATCTTGAAGGCGTCATAATCGTCACAGTCGAACAGGAGGCCGTTCAGTTTCTTGATGACCTGCAAGTAACGATTTCAATTGAATAA
- a CDS encoding alpha/beta hydrolase family protein, with product MNQLMKYTTFIVLLCALSACGEAEVLQELEEVTTSNDTTVKRFTYDSEGLEIEGYLVRPEVDEAEELPVLIYNRGGNRNFGAINHQTINDLRFWAVQGYVVLASQYRGAGGSEGSDQFGGDDLSDVLWLQDVAEELSYADTSRMVMIGYSRGGMMTYLAAKEGMDLKAAAVIGAPADLFQGHEESGPRMKGILEELVGDPEEDAEAYEARSAVHWPEEIGVPTLILHGEEDQEVNVLQSERLYAMLDSMHEMIIYPEADHGLSGYRDEYREEVLDWFERHLEKE from the coding sequence ATGAACCAGTTGATGAAATATACAACTTTTATCGTGCTGCTGTGTGCGCTTTCTGCATGTGGTGAGGCAGAGGTTTTACAGGAATTAGAGGAGGTTACCACCTCCAATGATACGACGGTGAAACGGTTTACATATGATAGTGAAGGTCTGGAGATTGAGGGTTATCTTGTAAGGCCGGAAGTAGATGAAGCAGAAGAGCTTCCCGTGCTCATATACAATCGGGGCGGCAACCGGAATTTCGGTGCGATCAATCACCAGACGATCAATGATCTGCGCTTTTGGGCGGTACAGGGCTATGTGGTGCTGGCTTCGCAGTACCGGGGGGCCGGTGGAAGTGAAGGCAGTGACCAATTTGGCGGGGACGATTTAAGTGATGTGCTTTGGTTGCAGGATGTGGCGGAGGAGCTTTCGTATGCCGACACCTCCCGCATGGTGATGATCGGCTATTCCCGCGGCGGGATGATGACCTACCTGGCAGCAAAAGAAGGAATGGATCTTAAGGCAGCGGCAGTGATCGGCGCACCGGCTGATCTTTTCCAAGGTCATGAGGAAAGCGGTCCGCGGATGAAAGGCATTCTGGAGGAACTCGTCGGCGATCCGGAAGAGGATGCAGAGGCGTATGAAGCCCGGTCGGCCGTCCACTGGCCGGAAGAAATCGGGGTACCGACGCTGATCCTTCACGGGGAGGAAGATCAGGAAGTGAATGTACTTCAGTCCGAACGTCTTTATGCCATGCTAGACAGTATGCACGAGATGATTATCTACCCGGAGGCGGATCACGGTCTGAGTGGCTACCGGGACGAGTACCGGGAAGAGGTGCTTGACTGGTTTGAGCGCCATCTTGAGAAAGAGTAG